The genomic interval GCGGCTGCTTTAACAGTTCTTGTTCACTATGGGAATACAAGCTGGACTGAAAAAGAAATAGCGAAAATCATGGATACAAAACCTGCGGTGGGTACAGATACAGCAGGAATGGTTAAGTACTTCAAAAAAATTGGTTGGGATGTTACATCTAGTTTAAACAGCGCGGATGAAAACGGTACCTCATTTGCTAGTGTGAAAGATTTTAAAGAGTTTGTAATCGCAAATCTAAAAAATAATACGCCTATACTGGTAGAAAATATTGATTGGGGCGGACATTGGCGCGTCATTATTGGGTATGATACTATGGGAACCGAAACAACTGCTGATGATGTTTTGATTTTAGCAGATCCGTATGATACATCTGATCATTCTCAAGATGGGTATAATGTAAATTCGGTAGAACGGTTTTATTTTATGTGGTTTGATGCACATATGCTTCCTGAGGGTCAGCAAAATCAGCAATGGATTATAGCAAAACCACAGTCGAATTAACAAGGGATCTGTGATAAAGAAATGCATTGTCGTAAATAAAGGAGGGTTTTATGATGAATAAATTGAGAAATATTCGTAAAGTTGTGACAGGTCAACAAACAGAGGATGGCGCCGGCGTAAAATTGGTGAGAGTAATCGGGCACGATGATACGAAGGACTTTGATCCCTTTCTCATGTTAGATGCTTTTGATTCGTTAGATCCCCAAGACTATATCAAAGGTTTTCCGTGGCATCCGCACCGCGGTATTGAGACAATTACATATCTCATTGAAGGTGAGATTGAGCATGGAGACAGCCTCGGAAATACGGACAAGATTTTAACCGGAGAATGCCAGTGGATGACGGCTGGTTCTGGTATTCTTCATCAGGAGATGCCAAAACCGAGTGAAAGGATGCTTGGAGTTCAGCTCTGGCTGAATCTGCCGGCTAAAGATAAAATGGTGCCGCCCAAATATCATGGAATACGTCAAGCGGACATTCCGGTGATAGATGAAGGAGAGCGACAGATCCATATCCTTGCCGGAGCGTACAATGGAAAACATGGAGCTTTGGAAGGTGACTATCGTAAGCCGTTGCTGCTGGATGTAGAGATAGCACCTGAGGCAGAGTGGTCACTGGATATTGCAGATAATACAACGCTGTTTGTTTATATTTTTCAGGGAGCAGGAACCTTTAGCAACGATAAGTTAATTTCCGCTAAGCATGCTGTGCTATTTGACGAATCGGGTACATTCTCGGTCAAAGCTTCTGATCAAGGGATACGGCTTTTCCTGATGGCAGGAGAACCTTTAAAAGAATCTATTGCCTGGGGTGGCCCAATCGTTATGAATACGCAGGAAGAATTGGAACTTGCATTTCAGGAATTAAGGGAAGACAAATTTATTAAAAAGGCTTAATCATTGGAGTAAACGGATGAAGTATTAATCAAAAGTAATAAAATTTGATTAGACTGTAATCATTGACCATTTTCGTTATGCATGTAAAAATACAGCAAATAGTCATACTCGGTTTGAGTGTGACTATTTGCTGTATAATCGTTTTGTATAGAGTTTGGATATTTAAGGAAAAATACAGATGTAAAATCGAATGTAGTTTGCAAGATCAAATTAAAGGAGTGAAGCGTATGGAGCAAGACTTAAGAAAACTTATAAAAAAGTGCGATGAGGCAATAAAGAATGAGGATTTTGACACTTTGATTAATTACTATACTGATGATGCAATTCTAGTTGTAAAGCCTGGCATGATTGCAAAGGGAAAAGATGAGATAAAAAGAGCATTTATTAAGATTGCAAAATACTTTAATAATAGCATTGTTCCGACGCAAGGAGAGATGGTTATTTTAGAAGCAGGGGATACTGCATTAGTTATTTCACAGACGATACTTAATGCAGATATAAAGGACTCTGAATTTTCAATGGATAGAAGGGCAACCTATGTGTTTAAGAAGCGTTCAAATAATCAATGGCTTTGTGCAATTGATAATTCTTATGGCACAGAATTAATTAATAATTAGCGAATGTGGAATTTATGAACTATGAAGTGTAAAAAATCATAATTATAAAAATAATGATATAATATAGTTATCGGTAACTCAATTTCTATAATCATAAGACAAGCATCAAATCTATTTCTGGAACTATGGAACCCAATTTAGATGAAGCTTGCACGGTGCGGGAAAGGTCGTTTAAACCGTGTTATAAGATCGTAGTCGTTGAAAGAGAAGGGGTTTTGTTCTGCCAAGCATTCAGGAACCAGTTGAGCGGTTGTTGAATAATATTTCTTCTCGAAGACTGAGTGTGTAAGGCTTTTCATCTTTATGCAGATTGAAGGTAACAAGAAGCTGACCAGTTACAGTTTGAAGGAGGTTTGCTAAGTATATGGTGAAAATTAAAGTTGGATTTTTTGGTTTTGGCAAAACGGGTAAAGTTGTTGTCAATGAATTTTTAGGTAATCCTTTATTTGCGTTAAGTTGGGTCGTGCGGAACGGGAATGGGGATCGTCATAAATATGCTAGTCGGATGTTGGGACAT from Massilibacillus massiliensis carries:
- a CDS encoding C39 family peptidase → MKKKLQKIFICLALGMSFCTVNQAFANSLEQINSTEESHVIAYPADYDTRSEGASAYNGLGNIKQSLYFAVQDFYNLQSTDSLTILPHYKTYQQTTEITCGPAAALTVLVHYGNTSWTEKEIAKIMDTKPAVGTDTAGMVKYFKKIGWDVTSSLNSADENGTSFASVKDFKEFVIANLKNNTPILVENIDWGGHWRVIIGYDTMGTETTADDVLILADPYDTSDHSQDGYNVNSVERFYFMWFDAHMLPEGQQNQQWIIAKPQSN
- a CDS encoding pirin family protein codes for the protein MNKLRNIRKVVTGQQTEDGAGVKLVRVIGHDDTKDFDPFLMLDAFDSLDPQDYIKGFPWHPHRGIETITYLIEGEIEHGDSLGNTDKILTGECQWMTAGSGILHQEMPKPSERMLGVQLWLNLPAKDKMVPPKYHGIRQADIPVIDEGERQIHILAGAYNGKHGALEGDYRKPLLLDVEIAPEAEWSLDIADNTTLFVYIFQGAGTFSNDKLISAKHAVLFDESGTFSVKASDQGIRLFLMAGEPLKESIAWGGPIVMNTQEELELAFQELREDKFIKKA
- a CDS encoding YybH family protein produces the protein MEQDLRKLIKKCDEAIKNEDFDTLINYYTDDAILVVKPGMIAKGKDEIKRAFIKIAKYFNNSIVPTQGEMVILEAGDTALVISQTILNADIKDSEFSMDRRATYVFKKRSNNQWLCAIDNSYGTELINN